In Topomyia yanbarensis strain Yona2022 chromosome 2, ASM3024719v1, whole genome shotgun sequence, one DNA window encodes the following:
- the LOC131681334 gene encoding uncharacterized protein LOC131681334, giving the protein MDSRELVAKYPFLTKDYLEDILRNEKRDTCVMVEDYSVNRALGKGENFSSDILRIRIVYKRNHEIDRVQSYILKVALVTEGMAAMLEEYDVFHREIIFYKNILPKIEELLKMTNYQKKLAPSCHRININDPKHFVFEDLAQDGFKAANRKIGLDYRQLELLLEKVAKFHATTSFIYRQNKDIMKHHHYRNVNEEVHHFYTLFRNSMVVCAEMAETWPTTSPTIARKLYDLERTVISKACQVYTVDDSSFNVLNHGDLWVNNVMYKYEESGSPTEAILVDYAISYFGSPGIDLSFLLFTSSSNEVSTDDFDSLVQYYYKHLMEHLQCLGVSSQEVPTLLDIQMEVLRKGFIGVMYSTFLIPLRLIEDTANADLGNLLGSTEEAMHFRRQLFKHPKYQERMEYLLNYYDRKGFLD; this is encoded by the exons ATGGATTCACGCGAATTGGTTGCAAAATACCCATTCTTGACTAAAGATTATTTGGAAGATATCTTACGTAATGAGAAACGTGATACTTGCGTAATGGTTGAAGATTACAGTGTCAATAGGGCGCTCGGAAAGGGCGAAAACTTTTCAAGCGATATTTTACGAATTAGAATTGTTTATAAACGTAATCATGAAATAGACAG GGTTCAAAGTTATATTCTGAAAGTAGCATTAGTGACGGAAGGTATGGCAGCCATGCTCGAGGAGTACGATGTGTTTCACAGAGAAATTATATTCTACAAGAATATTCTTCCAAAAATTGAAGAGCTGCTAAAAATGACAAACTATCAGAAGAAGCTGGCCCCCAG TTGTCACAGAATCAATATAAATGATCCCaaacattttgtttttgaagATCTTGCTCAGGATGGTTTCAAAGCAGCAAATCGTAAAATTGGACTTGACTATCGGCAACTTGAACTATTGCTCGAAAAAGTAGCTAAATTTCACGCGACAACGTCTTTTATCTATCGCCAG AATAAGGATATTATGAAACACCACCATTATCGCAACGTAAACGAAGAGGTGCATCATTTCTACACTCTCTTTCGAAACAGCATGGTAGTTTGTGCGGAGATGGCGGAAACATGGCCCACTACGTCGCCAACCATCGCTAGAAAGTTGTACGATTTAGAGCGAACGGTTATCTCCAAAGCATGCCAGGTTTATACTGTGGATGACTCTAGTTTCAACGTTTTGAATCATGGAGACCTTTGGGTCAACAACGTAATGTACAAATATGAGGAGTCGGGCTCACCCACGGAAGCTATATTGGTAGATTATgctattagttacttcggttctCCGGGGATTGATTTAAGTTTTCTGCTATTCACTTCATCGTCAAACGAAGTCTCGACCGATGACTTTGATTCGCTAGTACAGTACTACTACAAGCACTTGATGGAACATTTACAGTGTTTGGGAGTCTCATCACAGGAAGTGCCGACATTGTTGGATATTCAGATGGAAGTGCTGCGGAAAGGGTTCATTGGAGTTATGTACTCGACGTTTCTAATCCCTCTGCGGCTGATTGAGGATACCGCCAATGCTGATCTTGGGAACTTGCTTGGTTCGACCGAAGAGGCTATGCATTTCCGACGCCAACTTTTTAAGCATCCGAAGTATCAAGAAAGAATGGAATACTTGTTGAATTATTACGATCGAAAAGGGTTTCTGGATTGA